DNA from Planctomycetota bacterium:
CCCGGCCAAACAGTGCCCCGTCATCGCCCCCGAATGGGAGGACCCCGAAGGCGTGCCGATCGACGCCATCCTTTTCGGCGGACGCCGCGCCAGCACGCAGCCGCTCGTGCTCGAAGCGTTCGACTGGACGCACGGTACGTTTCTCGCATCGACGATGGCGTCGGAAAAGACCGCCGCCGCGGCGGGGAAAGTCGGCGAGCTGCGCTTCGATCCGATGGCGATGCTGCCCTTCTGCGGATATCACATGGGTGACTACTGGCAGCACTGGCTGGACATGGGCGCGCGCGGCGGGGCGAAGATGCCCAAGATTTTCTACGTCAACTGGTTCCGCAAGAGCGCGTCGGGCAAATGGCTCTGGCCCGGCTTCGGGGAGAACAGCCGCGTGCTCAAGTGGGTCTGTCAGCGGTGCGACGACAAGGCCCAGGCGATTGAAAGTCCGATCGGTCTGCTCCCGGCGGCGGGCGATCTGGACCTCGCCGGTCTGAACATCGCGCCCGAGAACCTCGCTGAGCTTCTTTCCGTCAAGACCGACGAATGGCGGGCGATGATCCCGCAGCTCGAAGCGCACTACGCCAAATTCGGCGACAAACTTCCGGCGGCGCTGCGTGAGCAATTGATGAATCTTGAAATACGGCTCCAACGCGCTTGAATCAGGCGGACCGCGTCAGAAGATTTTCTGATAAGAAGAACATCTTCTATTCGCACGACTCATATTTTGCGCTTCATTTTGAGGCGATTGTCCGCTAGAATCCCAACGACATTTCCTTGAAGATAGGATCACGTATGCCCAGTGTGGAAAACATGCCGTCGTTCGCCCTGCCCGCGGAGGTTCAGGACATTCTCGCCGCCGCTCCCTCGTTCATCGTCGGCGAAAGCACGGAGCAACTGCTCGAGCTGGCCGTGCGCGATGCCGGGCCGGACGGGTATCACGAAGTCTGGTACGACGTACCGGGGCAGGGTCGCGTACTCGAAGCCAAGGCGTGCAAGGTCCGCAACGGCATCGCCGCCAACTACATCGACCCGTACATGCGGCGGCGTGATCCGGATTGCATGGTGATCGGCGACATGCAGCCGACCAACAAGCCGCGCTACATGGATCGCTTCAACAAGCCCTTTGACGAGCTGCGTCAGGAAACCTTCGACTGGCTCAAGACGCAGGACCTGGCGATCTTCCCGTTCATGGCCGGCTCCAAACAGCACGGGATGCACGCCGTGGTCGTCGCCCCGGCGAACGCGGGCTTTTTCGCGCTGGGGCTCGCCATGCTTCAGGGCATCCTCGGCCCCGACGAGATTCCCGACGACTTCTCGCCGCGCGCCGTCATCTACGTCGCCCCGCCTTTCCGTCATACGCACTTCGACGGCAAGCAGCTTGTCGTGCACAACCGCCGCAAGAATCTGCACGAACTGTTCAGCTACAACCTCTACCCCGGCCCCAGCGCCAAGAAGGGTATCTACGGCGTATTGATCAACCTCGGTGAAGCCGAGCACTGGGTCACCGCGCACTGTTCGACCGTCCAGGTCGTCACGCCCTACGACAACAAAGTCACCATCATGCACGAAGGCGCCTCCGGCGGCGGCAAGAGCGAAATGCTCGAAGAGGTTCACCGCGAACGCGACGGCCGTCTGCTGCTCGGCCGCAATGTCGTCACCGGCGACGAGCGCATGATCGTCATCCCCCGCACCTGCGAACTTCGCCCCGTCACCGACGATATGGCCCTGTGTCATCCGTCGATTCAGCGCAACGACGGACGGCTGACGCTCATGGACGCCGAGGACGCATGGTTCATGCGCGTCAATCATCTCGGCCACTACGGCACGGACCCGCACCTCGAAGCCGTCACGATTCAGCCCAAGGCCCCCCTGCTGTTCCTGAACATCGACGCCGTGCCCGGCTCCACCGCGCTGGTGTGGGACCACATTGAGGACGAGCCCGGCAAGCCGTGTCCCAATCCGCGCGTCGTTCTGCCGCGCCATATCGTACCCGGCGTCGTCAATCATCCCGTCTCCGTCGACATCCGAAGCTTCGGTGTCCGCATGCCTCCATGCACCAGCAAGGCCCCGACCTACGGCATCGCCGGTCTGATGCACCTGTTGCCCGCTTCCCTCGCATGGCTCTGGCGTCTCGTCGCCCCGCGCGGACACGGCAACCCCAGCATCGTCGGCGGGGAATCCATGGCCTCCGAAGGCGTCGGCTCCTACTGGCCCTTCGCCACCGGACGACGCGTCGATCAGGCCAACCTCCTGCTTCGACAGATCATGTCCACGCCCAAAGTCCGCTACGTGCTCATCCCCAATCAGCACGTCGGCGCGTGGAAAGTCGGCTTCATGCCCCAGTGGATCGCCCGCGAATATCTCGCCCGCCGCGGCGGCGCCAAATTCACCAATGAGCAGATCGTCCCCGCGCGATGCCCGCTGCTCGGCTACGCCATGAAGACCCTCATGGTCGAAGGACAGACCATCGGCAACTGGTTCCTCCGCACCGAAACCCAGTACGAAGTCGGCGAGGAAACCTACGACAAGGGCGCTGACATCCTTCAGACCTTCTTCAAGGACCAGCTCAAGAAGTTCATCGAGCCCGACCTCGATCCCAACGGCAAGAAGATCATCGAGTGCTGCCTCGACAATGGCAAACTCGAAGACTACCTCGGCCTCATCAGCGCCGAACCGGTCATCGAAGATTCGCCCTACTATTGATCGGCGAACGAAACTTAAGAATCACCAACGCCCCGAAGCATCGCTTCGGGGCTTTTTTGCTGTCGCGATTCGCAGCGCCACCGGGCCGCCGCATCAGTTTGAACATCAGGCCGATGGATGATGCGGATGATGCAGCGCCCGTCGTCGGCAATGTGTACCCATCGTGCGTTCGCGCGCCGCAGCCGCTCGTTTTCGCAGCAGCCCGCCCATCGCCCTGCGCGCTTACGCAGCCGCACAGCCCTGCGACAATCCGCTTTTTCCTCGGCGAAAATGCGTGTTTTTGTTTCAACCTTGTAACGAAAACTTCTACAATGGCATCGCAGTGGGTGTTCAGCAAGCAACCCACAACCCTTTTCCTCTTTGAAGGAGTATCCGCCATGAAGACTTTCCTGACCGCCGCCGTGATCGTCGCCGCCGCCTTCTCCGCCCCGGTTTTCGCCGGCACCCACGCCACCGTGCTCCGCGTCAACCAGCAGCAGGCCATGGCCCAAGGCAACCAACAGGCGCCCTACGCCCTGACCGGCAAGGCCCAGCACCTCGTGCCTCCGCAGCGCGACGCCCTCGACGCCCGCGTCCTCGCCGGCGGCCGCAACGCCCACTGATCAGCATCAGTGTCGGCAATACATACGATGACATGACAAAGAAGCCCACGGTGCTCCACCGTGGGCTTCTTTATTGAAATCAAAACAGAAAATACCGCTGCGCCAATGGCAACTTCGTCGCCGGTTCACACATCAGTTCCACCCCATCCGCTTTGACACGATAAGTCTCCGGATCAACTTCAATCCGCGGCGTGGCGTCGTTGAGTTTCATGTCCGCCTTCGTGAGTTTGCGGCAGTCCTTGATCGCTTCGACGCGCTTCGTCAGCCCATACTTCGTCGCCACATCGTCGTCCGCCGCCGCCTGACTCACGAACGAGATGCTGCTGTGCCCCAGCGCCCGCCCGCGCGCGGCGAACATCGGGCGCATCGACACAAGCTGCGGCGTCGGAATCGACGCGTTGGGGTCGCCCATCTGGGCCCACGCGATATGCCCGCCCTTGATGACGATCTCCGGTTTCGCCCCGAACATTGACGGCTTCCACAACACCAGGTCCGCGAACTTGCCGACTTCGACGGAGCCGATCAGATGCCCCATGCCGTGCGCGATCGCCGGGTTGATCGTGTATTTGGCCACGTAGCGTTTGATCCGAGCGTTGTCGTGCTCCGCCGGATCGCCGGCGAGCGCCCCGCGCTGATCCTTCATTTTGCTCGCCGTCTGCCACGTCCGCGTCACGACTTCGCCGACGCGGCCCATCGCCTGGCTGTCCGACCCCATGATCGAAAACGCGCCGATGTCATGCAGAATATCCTCGGCGGCGATCGTCTCGCCGCGGATGCGCGACTCGGCGAAGGCGACGTCCTCGGGCAGATTCTTATCAAGGTGGTGACAGACCATGAGCATGTCCAGGTGCTCGTCCATCGTGTTGACCGTGAACGGGCGCGTCGGATTCGTCGAGCTGGGCAAGACATTCGGCTCGCCGCAGACGCGGATGATATCGGGCGCGTGTCCGCCGCCGGCGCCTTCGGTGTGATACGTGTGAATCGTGCGCCCCTTGAACGCCGCGATCGACGCTTCGACGAAGCCCGATTCGTTGAGCGTGTCGGTGTGAATCGTGATCTGCACATCCATCTCGTCCGCCACGCCGAGGCAGCAGTCGATCGCCGCCGGCGTCGTGCCCCAGTCTTCATGAAGCTTGAGCCCCACCGCCCCCGCGCGCACCTGCTCCGGCAGCCCCAGCGGCACCGCCGTATTGCCCTTGCCGAGAAACCCGAAGTTCATCGGGATGTCGTCAGACGCGCGCAGCATCATGGCGATGTTCGCCGCGCCCGGCGTGCAGGTCGTCGCGCAGGTTCCCGTCGCCGGACCCGTCCCGCCGCCGACGAGCGTCGTCAGCCCCGATGCGATCGCTTCGTCGGCGATCTGCGGGCAGATGAAGTGAATGTGCGTGTCGAGTCCGCCGGCGGTCAGAATCAATCCTTCGCCCGCGATCGCTTCGGTCGTCACGCCGACGACCATGTTCTTCCCCACGCCCGGCATGACATCCGGGTTGCCCGCCTTGCCGATCCCGACGATGAACCCGTTCTTGATGCCGACGTCGGCTTTGTAGATGCCGGTGTAGTCGACGATCAGGGCGTTGGTGATGACATAATCGAGCGCGAGATTCGGGTCGCCGCCGGCCCGCTGGCCCATGCCTTCGCGCAGCACTTTCCCGCCGCCGAATTTGCACTCGTCGCCGTAGACCGTCATGTCCTTTTCGACCTGAAGCATGAGCGACGTATCCCCGAGACGGAGTCGATCGCCTCTCGTCGGGCCGAACATCTCGGCGTAGGCGCTGCGCGGCATCTTGTATGACATGAATAGCTCCCGCGCCGGTCAGGCCGGCGAATGTCCGAATTTTTCCGCGGCGACACGCTTGAGCATCGCGGCGCGCCCCGCTTCGCTCACCGGTCCGACGCCCAGATTGTTGCCCCCATTGATCACCTGCTCGCCCGCAATCGCCACCAGCGAAACCGTCTTCGTCTCGCCCGGCTCGAACCGCACCGCCGTCCCCGCCGGAATATCGAGTCGCATCCCGTACGCCGCGCCGCGATCGAACACCAGCGCCGCGTTCGTCTCCCCAAAGTGATAATGCGAACCGACCTGCACCGGACGATCGCCGGTGTTGGTCACCTTGAGCGTGCACGTCGGCCGACCGGCATTGAGCTCCAGCTCGCCCGCCATCGCCGTGCATACACCGGGCGTCAGCATTTCCTTCTCATCCCCGAACGCGCTCAGCTCGGGCACCGGCAGAAAACTGCCGTACAGCGCCAGCTTCAGGTCGCCGTTCTCCGCCGCGATCGGATGGTGAATCGTGACCAGCTTCGTGCCGTCCGGAAACGTCCCCTCGATCTGCACCTCATGAATCATCTCGGCGACGCCGGGCATAACCTGCCGCCTCCCGAGCATCCGCCGACCCAAATCCATCAACTCCGCCACGCGCTTCCCGTCACGGATCATCTCCATGACCTGCGTGGCGAGCAGCGCGATTGCTTCGGGATAGTTGAGCCGCACGCCGCGGGCCAGTCGCTTCTGCGCGACGAAACCCGCCTGGTGCAGCGTCAGCTTTTCGATTTCACGCGGCGTCAAATGCATCGCTGATCCTCGTCAAAAGGAACGCCAATCCAACCTTACCACTTCCGATCCCACGGCCCCGCCCCCAACAGCCGATTCAAAAATCCAACCTCCGCCCGAATCGCGTGCCCCACTTCCTCCGTCGTCCGCCCTGCGATCCGCATCACCGCCCCCCACTCAAACAAGCTCGCCATCGCACACGCCGACGCGCCGCGCACGAGCGGCTCGCTCGCGTTCCGCTCGCACATCGCCTTCGCCTGATCGCGCAGCTTTTCGCCGATGAGCATCAGCGTGGCGAAACAGTGCGACGCGCCCGCGGCGTGCATCGCATCAATCGGGCTGGCGCTCTGATCAAGCCGCAGCCGGTCGAACACGATGCGCTTGCCGCCGAGCGTCACCTCGTTGCGACTGTCGTATCGGTCGAACGCCCATCGCTCCCCGCGGGCCGCCCGGCCGCTGGTGATCCAATCCAACAGCACCAGCGATCCGCCCGCTTCGATATCGAACCGCTGCCGCTGCTCGTACACCGCCTGCGCAAAACACACGATCGGGTCGGGCATCACGACAAGCAATCCATCGTCCCCGATGCGGGCGTGCATCGTCTGCTTCGCCCCGCGCTCGCCCTGCCGGTGATACACCTTCGTCGACGCCTGCGTCATCAGTACGCCCGTCGCCCCCTCGCCGATCGTCACGTCCAGTTCGATCGCGTCCCCCGCGACGAGCCCGCCGCCGAAGCTGCTGACATACACCCACGCCGCCGGTCCGGGCCTGCGCGGGCATAGCAATTTGAGCGGGGCCGTCCCGCGAAGACGCACAATCGCCGACCGCCCCGCCACCTGTTCGATCGCAATCTCGCCCGCACTGACCTGCGAGCGCGACGCGTCTTCCGCTTCGCCGCCGGCGCTGCGGGTATGTCGGCCCAACTCGATATCGCGCGACTCCAACAGCGTCACTTGACCGCTCCGTCAATGCGTATGGTCCACACCCGTCGCATGCTGCCACGCATGCAGCACATGATGCGCAATGTCCCGCACGCCGTTGCCATGCCTGATGCTGCCCATGATGAACGGCCCGTCGCCGCGCATCTTCTTCGCATCCCGATCCATCACCGCCAAGTCCGCCCCCACCGCCGCCGCGAGGTCGATCTTGTTGATCACCAAAAGGTCCGCCTGCGTAATCCCCGGCCCGCCCTTGCGCGGAATCTTGTCGCCCCCCGCCACGTCGATCACATAAATGGTGTAATCCGCCAGCTCTCGGCTGAAATGGGCCGCCAGATTGTCCCCGCCCGATTCGCAGAAGAGCATCTGCGGATGAAACTGCTGCGTGAGCTTCTCCAGCGCGATGATGTTCGGCGTGATGTCCTCGCGGATCGCCGCATGCGGGCATCCGCCGGTCTCGACCGCCGCGATGCGCTCCGCCGGCAACGCCTTGTTCCGCACGAGAAACTCCGTGTCCTCGCGCGTGAAGATGTCATTGGTCACCACCGCGATGTTGTAATCATCCCGCAACAGCTCGCAAAGCTTGAGCACCAGCGCCGTCTTGCCCGACCCGACCGGCCCGCCGATGCCGACCGTGAACGACCGGCGGGTAAAGTCACGGTTGGCGAGCATCTCGCCCCGCTCGTGGTAGTGACCGGGATGGTCCATGTGTTCGTGCTCATGATCGTGACCGGCGTGCATATGCATGGTGCGCCTCCCTTAGGATTGAAACAGCCGCGAGTACAGACGATCCTGCCCGCCTTGAAGAATGTCCATCAGCGGCGCCGTCTGACACGCATCAGCCGGGCCCAACCCCGCCGACTGCGCAGAGACTGATCGCGCCGCGCCTTCCAGTTCCCTTTGCAAAGACTGTGCCTCGAAAGGCCCGACGATGTTCAGGCGCGTCCCC
Protein-coding regions in this window:
- a CDS encoding urease accessory protein UreD, with the translated sequence MTLLESRDIELGRHTRSAGGEAEDASRSQVSAGEIAIEQVAGRSAIVRLRGTAPLKLLCPRRPGPAAWVYVSSFGGGLVAGDAIELDVTIGEGATGVLMTQASTKVYHRQGERGAKQTMHARIGDDGLLVVMPDPIVCFAQAVYEQRQRFDIEAGGSLVLLDWITSGRAARGERWAFDRYDSRNEVTLGGKRIVFDRLRLDQSASPIDAMHAAGASHCFATLMLIGEKLRDQAKAMCERNASEPLVRGASACAMASLFEWGAVMRIAGRTTEEVGHAIRAEVGFLNRLLGAGPWDRKW
- a CDS encoding DUF4914 family protein, with the protein product MPSVENMPSFALPAEVQDILAAAPSFIVGESTEQLLELAVRDAGPDGYHEVWYDVPGQGRVLEAKACKVRNGIAANYIDPYMRRRDPDCMVIGDMQPTNKPRYMDRFNKPFDELRQETFDWLKTQDLAIFPFMAGSKQHGMHAVVVAPANAGFFALGLAMLQGILGPDEIPDDFSPRAVIYVAPPFRHTHFDGKQLVVHNRRKNLHELFSYNLYPGPSAKKGIYGVLINLGEAEHWVTAHCSTVQVVTPYDNKVTIMHEGASGGGKSEMLEEVHRERDGRLLLGRNVVTGDERMIVIPRTCELRPVTDDMALCHPSIQRNDGRLTLMDAEDAWFMRVNHLGHYGTDPHLEAVTIQPKAPLLFLNIDAVPGSTALVWDHIEDEPGKPCPNPRVVLPRHIVPGVVNHPVSVDIRSFGVRMPPCTSKAPTYGIAGLMHLLPASLAWLWRLVAPRGHGNPSIVGGESMASEGVGSYWPFATGRRVDQANLLLRQIMSTPKVRYVLIPNQHVGAWKVGFMPQWIAREYLARRGGAKFTNEQIVPARCPLLGYAMKTLMVEGQTIGNWFLRTETQYEVGEETYDKGADILQTFFKDQLKKFIEPDLDPNGKKIIECCLDNGKLEDYLGLISAEPVIEDSPYY
- the ureG gene encoding urease accessory protein UreG — its product is MHMHAGHDHEHEHMDHPGHYHERGEMLANRDFTRRSFTVGIGGPVGSGKTALVLKLCELLRDDYNIAVVTNDIFTREDTEFLVRNKALPAERIAAVETGGCPHAAIREDITPNIIALEKLTQQFHPQMLFCESGGDNLAAHFSRELADYTIYVIDVAGGDKIPRKGGPGITQADLLVINKIDLAAAVGADLAVMDRDAKKMRGDGPFIMGSIRHGNGVRDIAHHVLHAWQHATGVDHTH
- the ureC gene encoding urease subunit alpha, whose amino-acid sequence is MSYKMPRSAYAEMFGPTRGDRLRLGDTSLMLQVEKDMTVYGDECKFGGGKVLREGMGQRAGGDPNLALDYVITNALIVDYTGIYKADVGIKNGFIVGIGKAGNPDVMPGVGKNMVVGVTTEAIAGEGLILTAGGLDTHIHFICPQIADEAIASGLTTLVGGGTGPATGTCATTCTPGAANIAMMLRASDDIPMNFGFLGKGNTAVPLGLPEQVRAGAVGLKLHEDWGTTPAAIDCCLGVADEMDVQITIHTDTLNESGFVEASIAAFKGRTIHTYHTEGAGGGHAPDIIRVCGEPNVLPSSTNPTRPFTVNTMDEHLDMLMVCHHLDKNLPEDVAFAESRIRGETIAAEDILHDIGAFSIMGSDSQAMGRVGEVVTRTWQTASKMKDQRGALAGDPAEHDNARIKRYVAKYTINPAIAHGMGHLIGSVEVGKFADLVLWKPSMFGAKPEIVIKGGHIAWAQMGDPNASIPTPQLVSMRPMFAARGRALGHSSISFVSQAAADDDVATKYGLTKRVEAIKDCRKLTKADMKLNDATPRIEVDPETYRVKADGVELMCEPATKLPLAQRYFLF
- the ureA gene encoding urease subunit gamma codes for the protein MHLTPREIEKLTLHQAGFVAQKRLARGVRLNYPEAIALLATQVMEMIRDGKRVAELMDLGRRMLGRRQVMPGVAEMIHEVQIEGTFPDGTKLVTIHHPIAAENGDLKLALYGSFLPVPELSAFGDEKEMLTPGVCTAMAGELELNAGRPTCTLKVTNTGDRPVQVGSHYHFGETNAALVFDRGAAYGMRLDIPAGTAVRFEPGETKTVSLVAIAGEQVINGGNNLGVGPVSEAGRAAMLKRVAAEKFGHSPA